The proteins below come from a single Nitrososphaera sp. genomic window:
- the uvrA gene encoding excinuclease ABC subunit UvrA: MHDKIIIKGARQHNLKNISLEIPKNKLVVITGLSGSGKSTLAFDTIYAEGQRRYVESLSAYARQFLELMDKPDVDSIDGLSPAISIQQKTTSKNPRSTVGTVTEIYDYLRLLFARIGIPHCPKCGRRIASQSAESIAESIMKSSAGNTTMMLAPVVSAKKGTYEKIFEELLQQGFSRIRLDGEITRLEQEEGDSGQERKGRSRFPKLDKQKKHSIEVIVDRLKPSQEEKSRLFESVQTALKVGNGVALVSIDGKDSMYSQRNACPICGISLGDLEPRTFSFNSPFGACTECNGLGIKTEFDPDLVIPDRSKSILDGAVRPWSGHFATFRSSMLRDVGRKFGFDLATPISRLTQRQLDVILYGTSERIQYRYESRSSDSRWEYHGAFEGVIPNLERVFRQTESDSKREELLAYMRERPCERCRGRRLRDEALSVRLGDKSIMDVCDLSIDECYVFFQKLELTDTERYIARTILKEIVSRLDFLRNVGLDYISLNRMTATLSGGESQRIRLATQIGSNLTGVLYVLDEPTIGLHQRDNARLIDTLKKLRDLDNTLIVVEHDEEVIRNSDWIVDIGPGAGVHGGSVVASGPIQEILSNPASVTGAYLNGNTTVISRRERRKPASWLTVHGASENNLKSIDVSFPLGCMTVVTGVSGSGKSTLVNDILFRALSAHFFDSKQAAGRHSKLTGLENIDKVIGIDQSPIGRTPRSNAATYVDAFSPIRELFARTVAARERGYKPGRFSFNVSDGRCESCEGGGVKKIEMQFLPDVYVTCDECKGKRYNSETLEIKYKGKSVSDVLDMTIEEAAAFFENNLAIVKKLQTLADVGLGYLRLGQPATTMSGGEAQRIKLAAELSRRDTGRTVYILDEPTTGLHFADVSKLLHVLKRLVDMGNTIIVIEHNLDVIADADWIIDLGPEGGMNGGTVVAQGTPEQISASPASYTGRYLKPKLASDQRVLVRQSKEREMHKSGIDSN; this comes from the coding sequence TTGCACGACAAGATAATAATCAAGGGTGCAAGGCAGCACAATCTAAAGAACATCAGCCTAGAGATACCAAAGAACAAGCTGGTCGTAATCACCGGCCTTTCAGGGTCAGGAAAGTCGACGCTTGCTTTTGACACCATATACGCCGAAGGGCAGAGGAGGTACGTAGAATCCCTGTCTGCCTATGCGAGGCAGTTTCTCGAACTCATGGACAAGCCCGACGTGGATTCCATCGACGGTCTCTCCCCGGCAATATCCATACAGCAAAAGACGACAAGCAAGAACCCGCGCTCCACTGTGGGGACGGTCACGGAAATTTACGACTATCTCCGGCTGCTCTTTGCCCGCATCGGCATTCCTCACTGCCCCAAATGCGGAAGAAGAATCGCCAGCCAGTCAGCAGAGTCGATAGCAGAATCGATTATGAAATCCTCTGCAGGAAACACGACAATGATGCTTGCCCCGGTAGTCTCGGCGAAGAAGGGCACCTACGAGAAAATCTTTGAAGAGCTGCTCCAGCAGGGCTTTTCAAGGATACGGCTTGACGGGGAAATTACTCGGCTTGAACAGGAAGAAGGCGATTCAGGACAGGAACGAAAGGGCAGGTCGCGCTTTCCAAAACTTGACAAGCAGAAGAAGCACTCGATTGAGGTCATTGTTGACAGGCTCAAGCCATCCCAGGAAGAAAAGAGCCGGCTTTTCGAGTCGGTGCAGACCGCGCTCAAGGTTGGAAACGGCGTGGCTCTTGTTTCGATTGACGGCAAAGACTCGATGTACTCGCAGAGAAATGCATGCCCCATATGCGGCATAAGCCTTGGCGACCTTGAGCCGCGTACGTTTTCATTCAACTCGCCTTTTGGAGCCTGCACCGAGTGCAACGGGCTTGGCATAAAGACAGAGTTTGACCCGGACCTTGTAATCCCAGACAGGTCAAAAAGCATCCTCGACGGAGCAGTGCGGCCATGGTCCGGTCACTTTGCAACCTTTAGATCTTCAATGCTGCGAGACGTCGGCAGGAAATTCGGCTTTGACCTTGCCACCCCTATTTCAAGACTCACTCAAAGGCAGCTTGATGTCATACTCTATGGAACAAGCGAGCGTATACAATACAGATACGAGTCCCGCAGCTCCGATAGCCGGTGGGAATACCATGGCGCCTTTGAGGGGGTCATTCCGAACCTTGAGCGAGTATTCCGCCAGACTGAGTCAGATTCCAAACGCGAAGAACTCTTGGCGTACATGCGCGAGAGGCCCTGCGAGCGCTGCCGCGGCAGGCGGCTGCGCGACGAGGCACTTTCTGTCCGCCTTGGTGACAAGTCGATAATGGATGTCTGCGACCTGTCGATTGACGAGTGCTACGTCTTCTTTCAAAAGCTCGAGCTCACCGACACGGAGCGCTACATCGCACGGACCATCCTAAAGGAAATTGTTTCGAGGCTTGATTTTCTGCGAAACGTGGGCCTGGACTACATCTCTCTTAACAGAATGACCGCGACGCTCTCCGGTGGCGAGTCGCAGAGGATCAGGCTTGCGACGCAGATAGGCTCGAATCTGACGGGCGTCCTCTACGTCCTTGACGAGCCCACAATCGGGCTACACCAGCGTGACAACGCCCGCCTGATTGACACGCTAAAGAAGCTGCGTGATTTAGACAATACCCTAATCGTAGTTGAGCACGACGAGGAGGTGATACGAAACTCGGACTGGATAGTCGATATAGGCCCGGGCGCCGGCGTCCACGGAGGCAGCGTGGTTGCGAGCGGGCCCATTCAGGAAATTCTGTCAAACCCGGCCTCGGTGACGGGAGCGTATCTAAACGGCAACACCACGGTAATAAGCAGGCGCGAAAGGAGAAAGCCGGCGTCCTGGCTCACCGTCCACGGCGCGTCGGAAAACAACCTAAAGTCAATCGACGTCAGTTTCCCGCTCGGGTGCATGACCGTTGTGACAGGGGTCTCCGGCTCTGGCAAGTCCACCCTCGTTAACGACATACTTTTCAGGGCCCTGTCGGCACACTTTTTTGACTCCAAGCAGGCCGCAGGAAGGCACTCAAAGCTCACGGGTCTTGAAAACATTGACAAGGTAATCGGGATTGACCAGTCGCCCATAGGGCGGACACCCCGCTCTAACGCCGCGACTTATGTCGATGCCTTCTCGCCCATCCGCGAGCTGTTTGCAAGAACCGTGGCTGCAAGGGAGCGAGGATACAAGCCGGGCAGGTTCTCGTTTAACGTGTCGGATGGAAGGTGTGAGTCGTGCGAGGGGGGAGGCGTCAAAAAAATAGAGATGCAGTTTCTGCCCGACGTATATGTGACGTGCGACGAGTGCAAGGGCAAGCGGTACAACTCAGAGACGCTTGAGATAAAATACAAGGGCAAGTCGGTCTCCGACGTCCTTGACATGACCATCGAAGAAGCAGCGGCGTTTTTTGAAAACAACTTGGCAATTGTCAAAAAGCTGCAGACCCTTGCCGACGTTGGCCTTGGATACCTGAGGCTCGGACAGCCGGCCACGACGATGTCAGGAGGCGAGGCGCAGCGAATCAAACTTGCCGCAGAATTGTCGCGCCGGGACACAGGCAGGACGGTTTACATCCTAGACGAGCCGACTACCGGCCTTCACTTCGCGGATGTCAGCAAGCTTTTGCACGTTCTAAAAAGACTCGTCGACATGGGCAACACGATTATTGTAATCGAGCACAACCTTGACGTAATCGCCGATGCGGACTGGATAATTGACCTCGGGCCTGAGGGAGGCATGAATGGAGGCACCGTGGTGGCCCAAGGCACGCCGGAGCAGATTAGTGCCTCGCCGGCAAGTTACACAGGCCGATACCTCAAGCCGAAACTTGCCTCAGACCAGCGCGTGCTTGTCAGGCAGTCAAAAGAGCGAGAGATGCACAAGAGCGGAATTGACAGCAATTGA
- the uvrC gene encoding excinuclease ABC subunit UvrC translates to MTAIDLVKEKRVPHSPGVYIMKDAQGCIIYIGKAKDLFKRVGSYFVASRSSGDSWKTSRLVSKIADIDFMVTDNETEALLLESNLIKRYRPAFNIELKDQQRYTYLKITEESFPRLLVARRNRAGQFAGPKGKVYGPFVRGSSKFLTVGLLRKLFKIRVCVRLPKTPCLQYFIKNCDAPCIDPGVMEAYARNVRELREILEGKRNIEQFAQTLEREMREASDLGQYEQAKEIRDTLFRLNNLRVRQKMEKTSTKNADEEFIGILRDGRRGTAHVMLLRRSRGVISDRKKFEFDLVADNSLDSFILQYYSSSPSIPHSIYASEAPESEKALCEALERLSDHKVRIIANDSRTGPEKKAILDLIMKNLSIYVDRGYSPSVSELKKVLDLSKAPEVIDCFDVSNLGMDIAVGACTRFVAGKPSKSGYRKFKIKTVSGQDDFAMVGELVARRYSREPFDALPDLVVIDGGKGQLAAAITALENLGIAVISHSTFRSNEMPAHAGEFPENSIECVSLAKQNEEIFVNGKSQPLRIPRSNEGLRLLQHIRDEAHRFGLAYNRQLRRIEKS, encoded by the coding sequence TTGACAGCAATTGACCTTGTAAAGGAAAAGCGGGTTCCCCATTCGCCGGGGGTCTACATCATGAAGGACGCGCAGGGATGTATTATCTACATCGGCAAGGCAAAGGACCTCTTCAAGCGCGTCGGCTCATACTTCGTGGCAAGCAGAAGTTCTGGGGACAGCTGGAAGACCTCAAGGCTTGTCAGCAAAATTGCAGACATTGACTTTATGGTTACTGACAATGAAACAGAGGCGCTCCTGCTAGAGTCAAACCTTATCAAACGCTACAGGCCGGCGTTTAACATTGAACTCAAAGACCAGCAAAGGTACACTTACTTGAAGATAACAGAAGAGTCCTTCCCCCGTCTCCTGGTGGCCCGCCGAAACCGCGCCGGCCAGTTTGCCGGCCCAAAGGGCAAAGTATATGGCCCCTTTGTCAGGGGGAGCTCGAAATTTCTCACGGTGGGCCTTCTCCGAAAGCTGTTCAAGATCAGAGTGTGCGTGCGCCTTCCAAAAACACCCTGCCTTCAATATTTCATAAAGAACTGCGACGCACCCTGCATTGATCCGGGCGTAATGGAGGCGTACGCCAGAAACGTCAGGGAGCTTCGAGAAATACTTGAAGGCAAGCGGAACATCGAGCAGTTTGCACAGACACTTGAGCGCGAGATGCGTGAAGCATCAGACCTTGGGCAGTACGAGCAGGCCAAGGAAATACGCGACACGTTGTTTCGCCTGAACAACCTCAGGGTAAGGCAAAAGATGGAAAAGACCTCGACAAAGAATGCTGATGAGGAATTTATCGGCATACTGCGGGACGGGCGCAGGGGCACTGCCCACGTAATGCTCCTCAGACGAAGCCGCGGAGTCATTAGCGACAGAAAGAAGTTTGAGTTCGACCTCGTGGCGGACAATTCGCTTGATTCGTTTATCCTGCAGTACTATTCGTCGTCACCCAGCATCCCTCATTCAATCTATGCAAGTGAGGCGCCTGAGTCAGAAAAGGCACTATGCGAAGCGCTTGAACGGCTTTCGGACCACAAGGTGCGAATAATAGCCAATGACAGTAGGACGGGGCCAGAAAAAAAGGCCATTCTCGACCTTATCATGAAGAACCTCTCAATTTACGTGGACCGTGGCTACAGCCCGAGCGTCTCGGAGCTAAAAAAGGTCCTGGATCTTTCCAAGGCGCCTGAAGTAATAGACTGCTTTGACGTCTCAAACCTGGGAATGGACATCGCGGTAGGCGCGTGCACCAGGTTTGTCGCAGGCAAGCCAAGCAAGTCGGGGTACAGAAAGTTCAAGATAAAGACCGTGTCCGGCCAGGACGATTTTGCAATGGTTGGAGAGCTTGTCGCAAGGAGGTATTCACGTGAGCCTTTTGACGCGCTGCCGGACCTAGTCGTAATCGACGGTGGGAAGGGCCAGCTTGCAGCCGCCATCACCGCCCTTGAGAACCTTGGAATCGCGGTAATCAGCCACAGCACTTTTAGAAGCAACGAGATGCCTGCTCACGCTGGAGAGTTCCCCGAGAACTCTATAGAGTGTGTCTCACTTGCAAAGCAAAACGAGGAGATATTTGTGAACGGCAAGAGCCAGCCACTTCGGATTCCAAGGAGCAACGAGGGATTGCGGCTGCTGCAGCACATCAGGGACGAGGCTCATCGCTTTGGTCTCGCGTACAACCGGCAGTTGCGCAGGATAGAAAAATCCTGA
- a CDS encoding NAD(P)-dependent oxidoreductase has protein sequence MIVGVPKEIKDYENRVSLVPRSISSLTNAGIRVIVEAGAGARSGFSDDEYSAAGATVVRTASELYSGADLIVKVKEIQTARDEAKMLKPSHVVFGFNHFESSKELTDVAVRSKATFISFEKIVDVNGQTPILMPMSRIAGSMAGLWGGFLHNYSFRHAKSIRLKTGADETRNRFVKEFERILDGNIDDDLKVKLSLQDKSVVIFGGGTVGEAAAKITAALGCKLTIIEKRDSRRKYLEELRFPRLSVNQAADFDTLRGSTVIIGATYDRDKADRMISEKLLKEISEVRKKIIIDVSIDQGGNFPYYDMDGKYSPSAMSSILNPALIDQLGNIFVRVPNIPSIVPQYASSALSSVVSRYVIDLARGNEPGELHTAISIKAGKILDESITKAHSL, from the coding sequence TTGATAGTTGGAGTCCCAAAGGAGATAAAGGACTATGAGAACAGGGTCTCACTCGTTCCAAGGTCGATAAGCTCTCTTACCAATGCGGGCATCAGAGTCATTGTCGAGGCTGGCGCAGGGGCCAGGAGCGGCTTTTCCGACGACGAGTACTCGGCGGCTGGCGCGACTGTTGTAAGAACCGCTAGTGAGCTGTATTCAGGCGCAGACCTGATCGTCAAAGTCAAGGAAATCCAGACAGCAAGGGACGAGGCAAAGATGCTCAAGCCCTCGCACGTGGTATTTGGTTTTAACCATTTCGAGTCGAGCAAGGAGCTGACCGACGTCGCGGTGCGTTCCAAGGCGACTTTCATCTCATTTGAAAAAATAGTAGACGTCAATGGCCAGACGCCCATCCTGATGCCCATGAGCAGGATTGCAGGCTCGATGGCGGGACTTTGGGGCGGATTTCTGCACAATTATTCCTTCAGACACGCAAAATCAATCAGGTTAAAGACCGGCGCCGACGAGACTAGGAACAGGTTCGTCAAGGAGTTTGAGCGCATCCTCGACGGCAACATCGACGACGACCTAAAGGTCAAGCTCTCACTCCAGGACAAATCCGTCGTGATATTCGGAGGCGGCACTGTGGGAGAGGCGGCGGCCAAAATAACTGCCGCTCTTGGCTGCAAGCTCACAATCATAGAGAAGAGGGATTCTCGGAGGAAATACCTCGAGGAGCTGCGGTTTCCCCGTCTTTCAGTCAACCAGGCGGCAGACTTTGACACCCTGAGGGGCTCAACCGTCATTATCGGGGCAACATACGACAGGGACAAGGCGGACAGGATGATTAGCGAAAAACTTCTCAAAGAGATATCAGAGGTGCGCAAGAAGATAATTATCGACGTATCCATCGACCAGGGAGGAAACTTTCCCTATTACGACATGGACGGGAAATACTCACCTTCGGCAATGTCGAGCATTCTAAATCCCGCACTAATCGACCAGCTTGGAAACATCTTTGTCAGGGTTCCAAACATCCCCTCCATTGTCCCACAGTACGCGTCCTCCGCGCTGTCTTCGGTAGTGAGCAGGTACGTCATAGACCTTGCTCGCGGAAACGAACCCGGCGAGCTTCACACTGCGATTAGCATCAAGGCGGGCAAGATACTAGACGAATCCATTACAAAAGCGCACAGCTTGTAG
- a CDS encoding general stress protein — MTSDNRGLASADEETKERVARKGGEAVSQDREHMAEIGRKGGEAVSQDLQHMAEIGRKGGEASHGGGSNRGGSGQGGRGSAGMSEDKRKESASKGGRS, encoded by the coding sequence ATGACATCAGACAATAGGGGATTGGCATCGGCAGACGAAGAGACAAAGGAGCGCGTCGCAAGAAAGGGAGGCGAGGCCGTGTCGCAGGACAGAGAGCACATGGCTGAAATCGGTCGCAAAGGCGGAGAAGCTGTTTCGCAGGACCTGCAGCATATGGCAGAGATAGGCAGAAAGGGCGGTGAAGCCTCTCATGGCGGCGGATCGAATCGTGGCGGTTCAGGCCAAGGCGGCAGAGGGTCCGCCGGTATGTCAGAAGACAAGAGGAAGGAAAGCGCCAGCAAGGGCGGAAGGAGCTGA